One window of Paenibacillus sp. FSL K6-3182 genomic DNA carries:
- the nadA gene encoding quinolinate synthase NadA yields the protein MEALALERKAEQNRELRERLLQLKKERNAIILAHYYQRDEIQEVADFRGDSFLLAQKAAQTDAEVIVFCGVHFMGESAKILAPNKTVIIPDERAGCPMADMVSVDGLRKLKAQHPNAKVVTYINSSAEIKAETDICCTSANAVKVVNSVEGDEIIWVPDKNLGHYVQQNTDKKMIIWEGYCNTHDMLTVKDVEEMKAKYPNAQFVVHPECRPEVVELGDFVGSTTAIIKYCKESDCQEFIVGTEDGTGYQLRLDSPGKTFHFASKYLVCPNMKVNNLKKLVKCLETMQPQIYVPPHVADQARLSLERMLLVK from the coding sequence GTGGAAGCACTGGCACTGGAACGCAAGGCGGAGCAAAACCGAGAGCTGCGTGAACGGTTGTTACAGTTGAAGAAAGAACGGAATGCTATCATTTTAGCTCATTATTATCAACGTGATGAAATTCAAGAGGTAGCTGATTTCCGTGGAGATTCCTTCCTGCTTGCGCAGAAGGCTGCACAAACGGATGCTGAAGTTATTGTTTTTTGCGGCGTTCACTTTATGGGTGAGAGCGCAAAAATTTTGGCTCCTAATAAAACCGTTATCATTCCCGACGAGCGTGCGGGCTGTCCGATGGCCGACATGGTAAGTGTTGATGGCTTGCGTAAGCTGAAAGCGCAGCACCCGAATGCAAAAGTCGTTACTTACATTAACTCGTCTGCTGAGATCAAAGCTGAGACTGATATTTGCTGCACATCGGCAAATGCGGTTAAAGTTGTCAATTCGGTTGAAGGCGACGAGATCATCTGGGTACCAGATAAGAACCTAGGCCACTATGTGCAGCAGAATACCGATAAGAAAATGATTATCTGGGAAGGTTACTGCAATACGCACGATATGCTGACGGTTAAAGACGTAGAAGAAATGAAAGCGAAATATCCTAATGCGCAATTCGTTGTGCATCCGGAATGTCGTCCTGAAGTCGTTGAGCTAGGCGACTTTGTAGGCAGTACAACCGCTATTATTAAATATTGTAAAGAATCAGATTGCCAAGAATTTATCGTGGGAACAGAAGATGGCACTGGCTATCAGCTTCGTTTAGACAGCCCAGGTAAAACTTTTCATTTTGCATCTAAATATTTGGTGTGCCCTAACATGAAAGTAAATAATTTGAAGAAGCTAGTGAAATGCTTGGAAACGATGCAGCCTCAAATCTACGTACCGCCACATGTTGCAGATCAAGCCCGTTTATCCTTGGAGCGCATGCTACTCGTGAAGTAG
- the nadB gene encoding L-aspartate oxidase: protein MIPRYLVDVQLSELPVIEKDVIVIGAGIAGLFTAIRASENNSVLMITKKSLLDSNTRYAQGGIAAVISDEDSPAYHRQDTLVAGAGLCSNEAVDVLVHEGPKGVRSLIKMGTQFDLENGEFALTKEGAHSQRRILHANGDATGFEIVRALSETAIANPKIEVWDDHFVIDLVTQDGECCGVIVQKPSGARLFVRGKAVILSSGGAGQLYRYTTNPEVATGDGIAMAYRAGAYIQDVEFIQFHPTSLCYPGAPRFLISEAVRGEGAYLRNIKGERFMERYHEQLELAPRDVVARAIVSEMEETKSTFVYIDITHESPEMVKHRFPTIYEYCLKYGLDLTSDWIPVAPAMHYMMGGVKTDLNGETNIKRLFACGEVSSTGVHGANRLASNSLSEAIVFGRRIVKRIDELPSLTVQPIISNEIERSSTSIQAVVERRLKLQKIMVRYAGLRRDASGLMKGLEELKRQLPIYQSVLTGREEYEFANLLTCALLTTEAALSREESRGAHFREDFPVRDDAMWRKHTVLHRLYGLTEERIEDV from the coding sequence ATGATTCCTAGATATTTAGTCGATGTGCAGTTAAGTGAGCTGCCTGTTATAGAAAAAGATGTGATCGTAATTGGGGCCGGCATTGCCGGTCTTTTTACCGCTATACGAGCAAGTGAAAACAATTCTGTCCTCATGATTACGAAAAAATCGCTGCTCGACAGCAATACGCGTTATGCACAGGGCGGTATCGCTGCGGTTATTTCGGATGAGGATTCACCGGCTTACCATAGACAAGATACACTCGTAGCGGGTGCAGGCTTATGTTCTAATGAAGCGGTTGATGTACTCGTTCACGAGGGACCCAAAGGTGTTCGCAGCTTAATAAAGATGGGAACGCAATTCGATCTGGAGAATGGCGAGTTTGCGCTTACGAAGGAAGGAGCGCATAGCCAGCGGCGTATTTTGCATGCTAACGGGGATGCTACGGGTTTCGAGATCGTACGAGCATTGTCCGAAACGGCTATTGCCAATCCTAAGATCGAAGTTTGGGACGACCATTTTGTTATTGATTTGGTTACTCAGGACGGCGAATGCTGTGGTGTCATTGTACAGAAGCCGAGCGGTGCGCGTTTGTTTGTAAGAGGCAAAGCCGTCATCTTAAGCTCAGGCGGGGCTGGGCAGTTGTACCGTTACACGACAAATCCTGAGGTTGCCACAGGAGACGGCATTGCGATGGCTTATCGAGCAGGGGCATACATACAGGATGTCGAGTTTATTCAGTTCCACCCTACCTCTCTATGTTATCCAGGCGCGCCAAGGTTTTTGATATCAGAGGCTGTGCGCGGCGAAGGGGCGTATCTTCGTAATATTAAGGGAGAGCGCTTCATGGAACGCTACCATGAACAGCTGGAGCTGGCACCGCGTGATGTTGTGGCGAGAGCCATCGTCAGTGAAATGGAAGAGACGAAATCGACTTTCGTTTATATTGATATTACACATGAATCACCGGAAATGGTGAAGCACCGTTTTCCTACTATATATGAATATTGCTTAAAATACGGCCTCGACCTGACGTCGGACTGGATTCCGGTTGCGCCAGCTATGCATTATATGATGGGCGGAGTGAAAACCGACCTAAATGGGGAAACGAATATAAAGCGTTTATTCGCTTGCGGCGAAGTATCCTCAACAGGTGTACACGGCGCTAATCGATTAGCGAGCAATTCGCTATCCGAGGCCATTGTATTTGGCAGAAGAATTGTAAAACGAATCGATGAGCTTCCAAGTCTTACGGTTCAGCCTATTATTAGTAATGAGATAGAACGGAGCAGTACATCAATCCAAGCTGTCGTAGAAAGACGGCTTAAGCTGCAAAAGATTATGGTCCGTTACGCTGGCTTGCGCCGCGATGCAAGTGGTCTTATGAAGGGTCTTGAGGAATTGAAACGGCAGTTGCCTATCTATCAATCCGTTCTGACGGGGCGTGAGGAATACGAATTTGCTAATCTGCTCACCTGTGCCCTGCTGACTACGGAAGCTGCACTCTCTCGGGAGGAAAGCCGTGGAGCTCATTTCCGTGAGGATTTCCCGGTACGCGATGATGCAATGTGGAGAAAGCATACGGTGTTACACCGTCTATATGGATTGACGGAGGAGCGAATAGAGGATGTTTGA
- the nadC gene encoding carboxylating nicotinate-nucleotide diphosphorylase, whose protein sequence is MFEWMAGGYNAAVREQIRGWLAEDIGSGDITTETTIPRDSRSKAVIHVKESGIIAGLPIAKLVFEVVDSSLVFDSKVQDGEYVNKGTIIATVEGSTHSLLTGERLALNLMQRLSGIATKTRSFIDALEGLPVRLVDTRKTTPGHRMLEKYAVRVGGGANHRFGLYDAVMIKDNHIKGSGGIRAAVEAARSKIPHTMKIEVETESLVQVDEALACGADIIMLDNMSTDLMKECVARIKAASPHVIVEASGGVSLETVKGIAASGVDVISVGGLTYSFHALDISLDLNEKKGVESL, encoded by the coding sequence ATGTTTGAATGGATGGCAGGCGGTTATAATGCAGCAGTGCGCGAGCAAATTCGCGGATGGCTTGCAGAGGATATAGGCAGTGGGGATATTACGACCGAAACGACGATTCCAAGGGACTCGCGTTCCAAAGCGGTTATCCATGTAAAGGAAAGCGGTATAATTGCAGGGCTTCCGATTGCGAAGCTCGTATTTGAGGTTGTTGATTCGTCACTTGTCTTTGATTCCAAAGTACAGGATGGCGAGTATGTAAACAAGGGTACAATTATCGCCACCGTAGAGGGCAGTACGCATAGCCTATTAACCGGAGAGCGACTTGCGCTTAACTTAATGCAACGGCTGTCGGGCATTGCGACTAAGACACGTTCTTTCATCGATGCGCTTGAAGGATTGCCGGTTCGGCTTGTCGATACTCGCAAGACAACCCCAGGCCATCGGATGCTGGAGAAGTATGCAGTGCGTGTGGGGGGCGGCGCTAACCACCGATTCGGTTTATATGATGCAGTTATGATTAAAGATAACCATATTAAAGGCTCTGGCGGCATTCGTGCTGCGGTTGAAGCTGCGCGCAGTAAAATTCCACACACAATGAAAATTGAAGTAGAGACAGAATCGTTAGTGCAAGTGGACGAAGCGCTTGCTTGTGGCGCAGACATTATTATGCTGGACAATATGTCTACAGATTTGATGAAGGAATGTGTAGCTCGAATTAAAGCAGCTTCTCCTCACGTTATCGTAGAAGCATCTGGCGGTGTCTCTTTAGAAACCGTTAAAGGTATCGCAGCTAGCGGCGTTGATGTCATTTCGGTAGGCGGATTGACTTATTCCTTCCATGCGCTCGATATTAGCTTGGATTTGAATGAGAAGAAGGGTGTGGAGTCGCTTTGA
- a CDS encoding type III pantothenate kinase — protein sequence MILVIDVGNTNIVLGIYKGKELLHHWRLSTNRSATVDEYGINIHNLFHYAGVKLEQMEGVIISSVVPPLMRTLEQLCLKYLRKVPLVVGPGVKTGLNIRYENPREVGADRIVNSVAGIVKYGSPLIVVDFGTATTFDYIDEGGNYLGGAIVPGIGISTEALYQRAAKLPRIELVKPKSVIGRNPVTSMQAGIIFGYAGQVDGIVKRIRTEFGVTPRVIATGGLAELIAAESETIEEVDPLLTLEGLRIIYERNQEGF from the coding sequence TTGATCCTCGTCATTGATGTTGGAAATACGAATATTGTGCTAGGCATCTATAAAGGAAAAGAACTTTTGCACCATTGGCGGCTGAGCACCAATCGTTCTGCTACAGTAGATGAATACGGCATTAACATTCATAATCTGTTTCATTATGCGGGCGTGAAGCTGGAACAAATGGAAGGCGTCATTATTTCATCGGTTGTTCCACCGTTGATGCGGACACTCGAGCAGCTTTGTCTCAAATATTTGCGTAAAGTTCCCCTAGTCGTAGGGCCTGGCGTCAAAACCGGATTAAACATCCGCTATGAGAATCCACGTGAGGTTGGGGCTGATCGGATCGTCAATTCGGTGGCGGGCATCGTAAAATACGGCTCACCGCTTATTGTTGTTGATTTCGGTACAGCAACGACCTTTGACTATATTGATGAAGGCGGCAATTACTTGGGCGGTGCCATTGTTCCGGGGATCGGCATTTCTACCGAAGCGCTTTATCAGCGCGCCGCTAAGCTGCCGCGTATTGAGCTTGTGAAGCCGAAGAGTGTCATTGGACGCAATCCTGTGACATCGATGCAGGCTGGCATTATTTTTGGATACGCAGGACAGGTTGACGGTATTGTTAAACGGATACGCACAGAATTCGGTGTCACACCACGTGTAATCGCAACCGGCGGCTTAGCTGAGTTAATCGCTGCTGAATCGGAAACGATAGAAGAGGTTGATCCGCTGCTCACACTTGAAGGATTGAGAATTATATATGAACGCAATCAGGAGGGATTTTGA